From Pseudomonas alcaligenes, a single genomic window includes:
- a CDS encoding flagellin, whose protein sequence is MALTLNTNVASLGIQRAMNETSRALAVSMQRLSTGYRINSAKDDAAGLQISNRLSSQISGFGVAIRNANDGISLAQTAEGALQQSTSILQRMRELALQAANGSNGASERSAINEEVLQLQQELQRIAETTTFGGRKLLDGSYGSSAFQVGANAFETIGLGLGNYGPSALGSNTRDLVNGTTGSATTDQLGGLQQQAGTIPANQVTGNLTLAGRTERTFAVAGSAKSVARAINGREDSTGVKADARTVLQLAFSGDDSYTFDLYGSNSKAVSIHASIEDGDLSAMAEAINKESTRTGITASIKDGQLRLTSEGGDDIVLDAFQSEQAGTADAQNFDYSGEEELTAAVATLTDGSALRAIGVVRLSSGESFNIQASAATIDGSTSQNYSSLTRISEVDLRTDIGAQTALGVIDGAMSMIDSARAEMGATQNRLDFTIANLMNMSENLSAARSRIRDTDYAAEMSELIRNQILQQAQTAMLAQANQQPQLILTLLQSI, encoded by the coding sequence ATGGCGCTAACCCTCAACACCAACGTTGCATCCCTCGGCATTCAGCGTGCGATGAATGAGACGTCGCGTGCGCTGGCGGTTTCCATGCAGCGGCTATCCACCGGCTACCGGATCAACAGCGCCAAGGACGATGCCGCCGGGCTGCAGATCTCCAATCGTCTGAGCAGCCAGATCAGCGGCTTCGGCGTGGCCATCCGCAACGCCAATGACGGCATCTCCCTGGCGCAGACCGCCGAAGGTGCGCTGCAGCAGTCGACCTCCATTCTCCAGCGCATGCGCGAGCTGGCCCTGCAGGCGGCCAATGGCTCGAACGGGGCCAGCGAGCGCAGCGCGATCAACGAAGAAGTGCTGCAGCTGCAGCAGGAGCTGCAGCGGATTGCCGAAACCACCACCTTCGGCGGGCGCAAACTGCTCGATGGCAGCTATGGCTCCAGCGCCTTCCAGGTAGGCGCCAATGCTTTCGAGACTATCGGTCTCGGTCTGGGCAATTACGGCCCTAGCGCCCTGGGCAGCAATACCCGCGACCTGGTCAACGGCACCACCGGCAGCGCCACGACTGACCAGCTGGGCGGCCTGCAGCAGCAGGCCGGCACGATCCCGGCCAACCAGGTTACCGGCAACCTGACCCTGGCGGGGCGTACGGAACGAACCTTTGCCGTCGCGGGTTCGGCCAAGTCGGTAGCCCGCGCGATCAATGGTCGCGAGGACAGTACCGGAGTGAAGGCCGATGCCCGCACCGTACTGCAGCTGGCCTTCAGTGGTGACGACAGCTACACCTTCGATCTGTATGGCTCCAACAGCAAGGCGGTGAGCATCCATGCCAGCATCGAGGACGGCGATCTCAGCGCCATGGCCGAGGCGATCAACAAGGAGTCCACCCGCACCGGCATCACCGCCAGCATCAAGGATGGCCAATTACGCCTGACCAGCGAAGGTGGCGACGACATTGTCCTGGATGCCTTCCAGTCCGAGCAGGCCGGTACGGCCGATGCGCAGAACTTCGACTACAGCGGCGAGGAGGAGCTGACCGCCGCCGTGGCGACCCTGACCGATGGTTCGGCATTGCGTGCCATCGGCGTGGTGCGGCTGAGCAGTGGTGAGTCTTTCAACATCCAGGCCAGCGCAGCGACCATCGATGGCAGCACCAGCCAGAACTACAGCAGCCTGACGCGCATCAGCGAGGTCGACCTGCGCACCGATATCGGCGCACAGACTGCTCTCGGTGTGATCGACGGTGCCATGAGCATGATCGACAGCGCCCGCGCCGAGATGGGCGCGACACAGAACCGCCTGGACTTCACCATCGCCAACCTGATGAACATGTCGGAAAACCTGTCGGCGGCGCGTAGCCGGATTCGCGACACCGACTACGCCGCCGAGATGTCCGAACTGATCAGGAACCAGATCCTGCAGCAGGCCCAGACCGCCATGCTGGCCCAGGCCAACCAGCAGCCACAGCTGATCCTGACCTTACTGCAATCCATCTGA